In Arachis stenosperma cultivar V10309 chromosome 1, arast.V10309.gnm1.PFL2, whole genome shotgun sequence, one DNA window encodes the following:
- the LOC130965790 gene encoding AT-hook motif nuclear-localized protein 23-like yields MSMAGLDLGTASRFVQNLHRPDLHLQQQHHYQDSQEQQQHHTPDRAPAPQFSGEEDDTSQGGGSGSGGGGGFELGSGSGGRRPRGRPPGSKNKPKPPVIITRESANTLRAHILEVASGSDVFDSVATYARRRQRGICILSGSGTVTNVTIRQPAAAGSVVTLQGRFEILSLSGSFLPPPAPPGATSLSIYLAGGQGQVVGGNVVGELIAAGPVIVIASSFTNVAYERLPLDEEEQLQIQAPGSAAAGSQGSAGVGNNAFPDPSSGLPFFNLPLGMQNNNVQLPVDGYSSGPRPPY; encoded by the coding sequence ATGTCGATGGCTGGTTTGGATTTAGGAACAGCATCACGCTTCGTTCAAAATCTTCACAGACCAGACTTACACCTTCAGCAACAACACCATTACCAAGATTcccaagaacaacaacaacaccaCACACCAGATCGTGCACCTGCACCTCAGTTCTCCGGCGAAGAAGATGATACCAGCCAAGGCGGCGGAAGCGGAAGCGGCGGTGGAGGCGGTTTTGAGCTCGGCTCCGGCTCTGGAGGCCGGCGCCCTCGAGGCCGTCCGCCGGGCTCGAAGAACAAGCCGAAACCGCCAGTCATCATCACAAGAGAGAGTGCCAACACGCTAAGAGCTCACATCCTCGAAGTTGCGAGCGGCTCCGACGTCTTCGACAGCGTCGCTACCTACGCGCGGCGGCGCCAGCGCGGGATCTGCATCTTGAGCGGCAGCGGAACCGTGACCAATGTTACTATCCGGCAGCCAGCTGCGGCAGGCTCCGTTGTCACGCTCCAGGGAAGGTTCGAGATCCTGTCGCTCTCCGGCTCCTTCCTCCCGCCGCCTGCACCGCCCGGTGCCACCAGCCTCAGCATATACCTCGCTGGCGGCCAGGGACAGGTAGTCGGAGGAAACGTCGTCGGAGAGCTGATCGCGGCGGGGCCAGTGATCGTCATCGCCTCGTCGTTCACGAACGTGGCGTACGAGCGGCTTCCGTTGGACGAGGAGGAGCAGCTCCAGATTCAGGCTCCCGGAAGTGCGGCGGCTGGAAGTCAGGGCTCCGCCGGCGTCGGAAACAACGCTTTTCCAGATCCTTCTTCGGGTTTGCCGTTCTTCAATTTGCCGCTTGGTATGCAGAATAATAATGTTCAATTGCCTGTTGACGGTTACTCTTCAGGTCCACGCCCTCCGTATTAA